The window ccccccccccccgccccccgggagcTCTGGCTGCAGCTTCCAGAAGGGCCAGGTGGTCCAGCAACGTGgtcaggtgggagggagggttaGGGTTATACACTGACTACATGCAGAGGCCATACCTGGCTGTGCATGGTGCCCAGGAAGAACCAAGGTCTGAAGGCttgagtggggagtggggggtgggggacaggaagCAAATGTGGGGTGGCTGTTCCTATCCCCTCTGGTGGAGGGAAAACAGTTAGTCCACATGCATTTATTAAGCTCCCGGGGATACCAGACTTGGTGCTGGCTGCTTTTGGGGAGACAGGAGTGGAAGACAAGCCATGACTTCCAGGCCTCCCTGAGGGATGGAGGAAGCACGCACAGCCCTGACCTTCAGAGCCTGCAATGTGATGGGGGCAGGGGTCACAGGCCTTGCCTTGGTCAAGCATCAGGGTGTGTTTGGGGGAGGTCAAAGGTTCCTTCCTGGCAAGAGTGGGAGTTCAAATGCCTCCAGGCCGGAGAGCTTTGAGATGGACAATAGAGTGTGTTCACCATGGTTGGAGAGGACACGGGTCAAAGGTCAGCTCGTCGTCACTAACCCATCAAACAAGCCTCATCGTTTGGGGAAcaggcctctcccacctctcgAAGATAGAGACCAGTCTGACCTCCTCTGCCCCGCCCGGTTCTGACAGCCACCCTGGCATTCTGGAACCTACCAGTCTACTTCATCCATgggcaggccacgcccccccagcCCGCAGTAGCAGCCGTAGCCCACGAAGGACAGGATGGCATTTTTCCCCGTGATGGCTTCCACCATGGTCTTCAGGTTGAACAGGCTGCTGTGCGCTGCGGGCAGGACTGCAAGAGAACCAAGGGGACGCTGTGCGCAGCCTGCCCTGTCCTCCTGGCTGTCCTCCCCgcacccagggccagggggaTGGGGGCGGGCGGCAGGCAGAGCGGGAGGAAGGAAGTCATGTACAGAGTATTCATAGCCCACGTCCTTACATTAAGCCCTGTGGCCctgagaaaataataatactagtTACCATCATGCCGAGGACTTCTCAGTGCctgtcaggcactgtcctaggcCCCTTCTGCACATTAACTCATCGAGTGCTCACTGCAGCCTGGTGAAAGGCTATTGTGGTGGagctgcccattttacagatgagatcgctgaggcccagagcatttagtaacttgcccaagaacaCATTGAAAAGCGGCAGAGACAGAATTTGGACCCAGGCAGTGAGAACCCAAAGCCCAACTGGTCGGGAAACTATAAGGGCTGTGCACATGGACCTGCTCTTCAGGACgctggggtttgattctgggtccttctgccttggcctggctccTCTGCCCCTAGCGGGGACTCAGCGTCCCAACCACAGTCCTGGGGCTGGTACATCTCAGGATAAGTCCAGAGACAATTGGGTGCCCTGTCATTCaatgaagacacacacacacacacacacacacacacacacacacacacacacacacactcctttccCTCTGTCAGTGTCTCACAGGAAGCAATAGAGCAATGACCCTTCCTGTACCAGCAACATCAGCTTCCTGGCACCTGGCAGCCAGCCCACCCCAGTGACAGcctctcctccccgctcccctgcctgctggcctcctggcctGTGCTGCCTCTGCATCTCCTCCTGGCTCACCGCTGAGTCGACACCAGGCACTCAGCTGGGTGatgcaccccaccccacagcacacacacaggcaggagaGCTGCTCTAGCCCCAATTGATGAGCAAACCAGGGCTCAGAACAGTGAAGATTTCAGAGCCTGGAGTGGCTGAGCCCGGACGTGAGTCCAGGTGTGTGTGCCCCAGAGCTGTGATGCCACCACCATGCAGGGCCGCTCctgcctgtctccccctccctgggctcctccAGCTGGGTCCAAGGCTAGGTGCCCAGTTCAGCACCCTGTCGCCACTCTCTCCAcattccccaccctcctccacagCCTGAATAGGAATCgtcccaggagagggaggcacCAAGAATTTCAGAAACTGGAGACTGGATGGAATCCCAAAGGCCGAGACTACTTGCTTCTTGAGACGTGGCTGTCACATCACGAGTGACAGGAAACTCACCATCTCAACATGCCTTAGTGGGACAAGCACAGACAGACCTGGGCCCATAACTACAGCTCCCCGGGGCcccattttcccatctgtaaaatgggaacattaGTACTGACCTCCTGGGATTCCCCCGGGGTAGTACCCTGTTTGGAGCCAGCGTGCACCAGACACTCACTCCCTGCATGGCCCCCTGCCAACTCCTGGGGCTTGTTAGGCCCCTGGGCTAGACATGCCTGCCCCCTCAGAGAGCTGATGTTGGGAATCCTGCCCCACCAGAGTCTCCCTGTCTATTGGCTCTGCGATTTTCGACATTACAGAGAATAAGGAGCAAACAAGAGAGGACATGGGGAAGAAGTAGGGAGAAGTGACAGAGGACTTTAAGAGGATGGTTTAGAGCCATATAGGTGTCTACACTGGGGCccgggacagggagagagaggaccCTGCATCCTGTGGGCCTGAGCCTGTTTCTTGAGCTGTACAGAGATTTGACTGTTGaaaggccgggggtggggggcgcgggggggtggggggggcgggagggaatgTCTGGGAAGGTTAGCTCTGCTCTGCTGGCTTTTTGGTGCTGGAGAAAAATGTGTGCCAAGCAGCTTGGGAGTTGGATGGACTGGGTTTGCAAACAGGTTTAACACTGTGAGACTGTAGGCAGGTTGCATAACCTATTTGACCTCAATTCCTAAATCTGACAACAGCCAATAATGGCATTCCCTTGCGGGGCGCCCTGTGCAGAGCCCCTGAGGTCCTGTGTGAGGTCCTGGCCCCTCACTCCCCAGCCTGAGCCCCGACCTCCTACCCCACCCATCCTCTAGTTGTACAGGCGTTACCCTCTCAGGGTGGCTTCATCCCCAGGCCCCATCACACAAAAGGtgggcacacacagacacacacagacacacacctcaTCCTCTCTTCCACACGCTGCACACTGTTACACACACTCACGCATATTCATACCCTCACACCTCACACACAGATGCACAATCTCCTGGTTGTCAATGAAAAACACTCATGCACACGCTCACCCACAAATACCTCACACAACTTATACAtctcactcatacacacactcacacctcaTGAATACACTCCCCCACAGGCAGCGCCCAGAGTGGGATCCGCGGCCTGAAGCAAGGCCACGTCCACACTCCAAGTGCAAGACACAAACAAAGTCTGCATTCAGTTGGGCCAGAGGCTCCGTCCCTGGCCAGTGGTTTGGGCTGAACTCAAGTGGTTATTTTCCAAATAACAGGTCACTTTGCCCGAATTCACCCAGCACTGTCTCATGTCCGGCCACATGGAGCCTTATGTTGCCTCTGGCATTTCTTTTCCTCCACGCTGGCCGTGTCCAGGAGAGGGGGGGACAGGCTGCATGGAAAGCCAGTGAGAGGTTCAGGTCGTCTTCCATCGACCCGAGGCACCTGCCACCGGAACATCTAGGCCTGTGGGGGTTCAATATGTGTCAGGGGCTTCAGCTGCCCCCGATCCACATGCCTGGGGTTACCACCCGGGGTAAGAAGTCCCTGGACCTGCTCTATCAACTTTTTATATGCTCACATAGACACCACTGCTCCATACACACCACATACAGgtgtatgtacccctatgttcttaTACATCCTCGAGACACACACAACTCAATACACATGCACACTTTATTGAAATGTATACACACAGGGACATCATCGTATGCTCGGGCACACCTATAGACACATGTGTATGTCCACACACAAACCATTAGCTTCCGtctacatgtacacacatacacaaacacacctCCAATGTACACAAACACCCAGCTGTGCTGGGGTGCCCAGACGCCCAGTGAATGCCACCACTTTACGATGCTTGCTCAGCTCTGGGCCCTGCCTCTTGAGGCTTGTAAATGCCAACTGCTCGTGGCGTGTGTTTACAGGCGGAGGAGGAGTGAGCAGCCCCGGAGAGAGGGTGAGGCCTGCCAGGGGCTGAGCGGGAAGCTGGAGGCCCAGAAAGACGAAGGACAGGCCCAAGGTCTCGCAGCTGCTCAGCAGATGGAGAAGCAGGCTGCCCAAGGTCAAGGGAGaaagcctggggggtggggtgactgggggggaggggggggcatctCCCCAGAGCCTTTACTCACTGCTGCCGGCCAGGATGGTGATGGTGAAGAACTTCAAAGCCAGGCTAGATCTGAGAGAGGACGAAACCCAGGTCCTGAGTCGGGCCATTCCTCCTTCCTGCAATTCCAGGCCTGCTGCTCCCGCCCCGGCCTCATTATCATTACAGATGCACTCAGTGCTGTCCCTTGTTGACCCTGGCGACATTGATGCCGTGGTTCCTGCTCCCCATCCCTGTGATTAGCAGCTCCAGGAAGATCTGAGCACCTCCTACCTGCCCTGTGCCTCCCAAAGGCTCAGCCCCCAGAATGGCGGAGCCAGGAGGCACCAggagcctctcccctcccaccccgagCAGGAGTCGGCTCATTGCCTCACGGGGTCAGATCACTGTTGCAGATCAGAACCAACCCCCTGCCATATTTGGATCAGAAAGTCATGTGACTCAACCTGGTGGCTGGGTCTTGCACTCAGAGCCAAGGGACCTGGATCCTTGGATTCTAGTCCCAGCTCTGTTTCTAAAATGCTGTGTGACTCCGATAGACCTcttagcctctctgggcctcgatTGCCTCATGAGGATGGACTAGATTCGTAAGGCCCTTCTAGTGCTGAAAATGCAGAGACATTCCTCAGCCACCCCTCAGAGACTCAGAGCTCTCTTTCTGGAGACATGGATTTAAGGAGCCAGTTCCCCACCTCCATCCCGGCTGCTCTGCACGGAAGGTTCtatccccagggagcaggcacgTACCTGGAGGTCCTTGAAGAAGAGGCCCTAAGATCAGGGCCCCTCCACCCAGAGGGGTGTCTAACCAGCACCGTCTTTCTGAACCCTTTGGGGTTGGCCTGCACCCCATCTGCCATGTTCAGGGTTCTGGGGGGCCAGCGACATAGAGCTCCAAAGGTCCGAGATCTGCTCCAAAGGCTCTGGGGAGTAGGCCCCAGCTTCTCACTGCCACCTACACTGGCAGGATCGAGCCGGGGCAGTGCCCCTGGGCAGGAGGCTGGTGACACATGGCCTAGAAAAAGGAggctccaccccctccctcccaccaccacctccaccctgcccacagctgcctggtGAAGTCCCCACCCCTGGAGCTCTGGCCTGCAGAGGGCGGGGGTTTATGCGCCTGGCCAGGGGTTGGCCCCTCCCGTTGCATCTGAAAAAATATTAGTCCAAAGTCCTCTCTATCCCCATCTGAAAAGGATGTTCAGGTTATTTAATGACACTTGCTACAGGACAGTGGGGCAGACTTTACTCAAGGGGGCCATTACAGTGGGGTCTCCCCTTGGGGAAGAGGGATTGAACTGAACTCCAACAAGGAGAAACGGGAATTTATAGCCAAggaggagggtgggtgtgggtggatgGAAAATACTGACAGGAAACATCAGGGGTCAGGGGGATGCTGGCTGAACTGACTTAACAGGAGTCTTCCTAAAATTGGACAAAACAGAGACAAACACGGAAGCCCAAAAGCCGAGGCCTAGTTGAGCAAGAGTTCAAGAGAGACTGGGTGGGACATCAAGCAGAGAATGTTCGCCAGGGTCTCCAGGTGGCTAGGTGCCTGTCTGTAGGCTTCCCTCCACATCTGCAACGTGTTGGTGCCCACATCTGGCTAAGACGGAGGGCACGGGCACATGCACCTGGCAGGAAGCCCCCAGGAGGGTGAGCCTGCCCGACCCGAGCAGGGTTTCCCCACCCGCACCACGGGCAAGCGGCTCCATGCCCCTGGCACTGAGCGGATCCCTGACCCCACACTAGATCCAGTaggagccccctccccaccaagtcTGACAGCCAAAATGTCCCCAGGCGTCACAGGTGTGCCCTAGGGGGCTCAGTGGCTTCAGGTTGAGAGCCTCATAGCCTGGGAGTCGGTGCCATGTGCCCCTTGATAGAGGATGGCATGCATGTGGGGAAGATGGACAGGAGAGGAGCAGGGGGGCCTGGAGCTTGGGGAGCCCCTGGAGGATGGCATAGTCCCACTGATGGGGCTCCGACTGCAGCACCCCCGCAGCTCGGCTAGGAGACCCTGGCGCATAgttccctcccctggcccccgTGTCCTCAGCTGTGGACCGGATGTAACCGGCTTCCCTGAGAGAGGATGGTTGGACAGGTGGCAGGTGCCATGCCACCTGGGCATGGGGTAGGCACTCAGTGAAGGATATGATTGCTGCCAAGCCCAGGCTCCTTCtccagtctttttatttttttaaatatatttttattgattttaaataggaagggagagagagatagaaacatcagtgatgagagagaatcattgatcggctgcctcctgcacacccccctattggggatcaagcctgcaacccagggatgtgcccttgaacagaagcaaaccttggacccttcagcccatagaccaatgctctattcactgagccacaccagctagggcccttctCCAGTCTTGAGGTGAACTGGGGTGGTGGGAAGGGGAACAAGGCAGGGGAGAGAAGCGTACTCTTGGAAATTAAAACCCCAAGTAACCCCCCACCTTCACATTGGCCCTGCTCTCCCAAATGCCCCCTAATGGCTGACAAGGGACTGAAGGGACCCTCTGGGGCTTCCCTTCCTAGGGATCTATCACACCAACTGGCCAGCCTGTCCCACAGgtcatctccctcctcccagcccccatccTGCCTCTTCCCAACGTCCTCTCCATGGATCCAGGCCCTTCTCGTTCCCAGAAGTTCTAGGAAACCCCACTGTATCCAGGCACACGCCGGGCCAGGGACGGTGTTCATTTACACTTGCTTACACAGTACATTCCTCTGTAGGTGCCTGTGCACGTTCTCGTGTGTGAATCTTGACGCTTCACTCAGACCGGGCGTCCTGGGGAACAAGGGACTTTATTTCCTCCAAAGCCCAGGGATTCCCAGAGACAGCACCTGCCTCGTCAGGCTGGGAGCTCCCTGAGGACTGAGAgtgctgggaggaggctgggctcTGCCTTCACTTGTCTGCACAAAGCTTGGCTCAGTCTTTGCTTCCGTTTTGCATATGCCTCGTAATGATATCACAGCCTCCGAAGGAAGAAGAACTGAGAAGTAAGGCCAGTACAGTCCACACCTGGACGATATAGCCTCCATCTGGTAGGTAACCCAGAGCCACTTAGATCTGTGCCAATGAGGCCACCGCCAGGGAGGGGACCCCTGCAGGCCTCCAAACAGCCCTGTTGCCAGGTTGTCCGGTACTCCCACTGGCTGTGCTGGTTGGGCTGGTCTGCAGAGGGCAAGCCCCTGAAGTGGGGGGATCAGCTCGTCCCTCTCTCCGCCTTCCCCCTACCAAGCACAGGGAGCTCAATACCCAAAGTCAATAAACTGGTCGACCCAGTATTTCCACTCTGGGAACTGTAAATGAAGATGCCGGCACAGATGAAAAAGATATTGACTGTGGTGTTTTATATGATGCACCCCCCAAAATCAGAAGCAACTTAAGTTAGGAGTTAGTTAAGCCAGTTATTAATCAGCCATCCATAATccataatgtttttaaagatttgataATACCAAAAACAAAATCCTGGATATGAAGAGTAATAGCAATTTTGTTAAAAccaaaaaggggggagggaatgaGAAGGTTggcatgcatatatataaaaattatcagAAGGATACACAGCAAAACATTAGTAATGGTTGGTTTTAGGCAGTGGAATACctgatggttttattttattacttgtaATTTTCTGTATTAAAATCAATATAAGATAATACCATTAAGATGGAATAGTTAATTTCCTTGAAAGACACAAACTCACTCAACTGGAAATAGcctatatctattaaagaaaaatgaatattcaaTTCTAGTTTAAAACCTTCTCATAAATGAACTCCAGGTCCGGAtgacttcactggtgaattcaACCCAATAACAATACTGTGTTAACTGCTAGGGCTGCCGTAACAAAATACGACAGACTGgctggcttaaacaatagacatCCATTTTCTCACAGCTCAGGAGGTTGGAAGCCCAAGATCGAGGTGAAGGCAGGTTTGGTTTCAttttgaggcctctctccttggcttgcaggtgGCCACCTTCCCACTGCCCTCACATGGCCTTGCCTCTGTGCGTGCACCATCTTCTTGTCTCGTTGTGAGTCCaactttcctcttcttataaaggccACAACGTGATTTTACTCATATAAAacgaataggcaaatctatagagacggAAAGTAGCTTAGTGGCTGGCCAAGGCTGTGGTAGAGGCGGATGCAGAGAAACTGTTAATGGGTAGGGTTATTTTGGGGGGTtgttgaaaatgttctaaaattagattgtggtgatggttgcataactgtGCATATACAAAAAAAACTCACATCAATTTATAcactgagaaataaataaattgtatggcatgcaaattatatttcagtaaagcttttttaaaaattggatcattttattcaaattttaaaaggaagaaaatcctgATACATATCATATGGATGAAACTTAAGGTCATtgtgataagtgaaataagcccgtcacaacaggacaaatactgcatgattccactcaGCTGAGGAACTTAGaggagtcaaattcatagagacagaaagtagaatagtggttgccaggaactggggagagagaaacggAGAGTTCAATGGGTGcggagtttcagttttgcaagatgaagagttctgtggatggatggtggtgacgGCTCACCACAGTGTGAGTGCACCTAatgcagcgattctcaacctgtgggtcgcgacccctttgggggtcgaacgaccctttcacaggggtcacctaagaccatcggaaaacacatatataattacatattgttttgtgattaatcactatgctttaattatgttcaatttgtaacaatgaaattgggggtcaccacaacatgaggaactgtattaaagggtcgtggcattaggaaggttgagaaccactgagtcctAATGCAACTGAACTGTTCACTCAACGATGGTTAACATGGTCAATATTGTTAGAGCATATTTtaccaagaattttaaaaataaatattaaaaatggctcATAGGCCCATTTGAAAAACCAGACAAACGTCTTAGGGTCCACAGTGATCCCCCCATTCTGACTCCTCAGACAGATCCACCCACATTGTGCAAATCTGCATGagacccccacccacacccaccagaCGGGCCACCGGGGGTCTGCACAGCCCAGCCTCCAATCAGCTCGAATGTGTCTGGTCACTCCAGAGACACCAAAAGTCCCTAGCGGGCAGGGGCGGGGTCTGCCTGGGGGCCAGCAGGTAGTTGGCGCTCAGGAAAGCCCTTCATTTGCTGGGTGGCTGGGCGATTTCTTGCAAATGTGGTCCTTGTCTTCCATAAGCTAATGCTAATAATGAGAACGCCAACTACCACTATTGAGCGCTGACAGTATGCAAGCCAAGCATCGTATAAGCCCCATGTCTCAGCATCTGCACAAGAACCCCATTGTGCAGGCTGGTCCTCCACCCCATGTTCCTCTGCCCCGTTTAACAGGTGAGAAAACAGCTGGGGAGTCAGGATGACTGCCAAGCCTCCTTCTGAACGCCCAGGCGCTGCTGCGTCCCAGCAGGATGTGGCTTGAGACAGGCAGCAGGGGGCCTCACCAGGTCTGAAGGCAAAGCAAGAACCTTGGAGCCATGACCATGTCAAAGCTGCTGGGGATGGGAATGGTCCAGCAATTTTGAAAGAAGATTCTGTGGCCGCTGAGCTTGGGTCACTCTGAGTGCACTGAGAGGTCGAAGTGGAAATCCCCTCTGTGGGTGACCACCTCTGTGTCAGTTGGAAACCAGTGGCTGGGCCCGAGGTGTGGGGAGAAGTCAGCGTGCCCAGCCCTTTGCTTTGGTCAGAGCCTTAGACTCTTCCCTCCTGGGAAGAGGGGTCACCAGGTGCCATGCATTTACTGACCACCTACTGTATACCTATCGTTCTACCTGTGATTATGACATCACTGGGCCCATATTTTGGATGGGAAAACTAAAGCTCAGGGAGCCGATGTATTGTAATCAAGGTGATGCCACTAGTaagctggaattcaaacccagatcgGACTGATATCAAAGCTGGATTTTCTCGCTACCACACAGCCTGAGTTCATCATCTAGAAGGCTGTCTGATGTAACTCCCACTGCCCATTTGCTCCCTCAAATTTGTAGAAGTATAATATACGTAGGAAAATGCACAAATTAAAATAGCTGGGTGGATTTTCCCAACTTGAACACACCAATGTAACCGCAGCCAGCCAAAGAGAGCAGCAGCGGAAGCCCTCCTATCACCTGTCCAGTCCCTACCCCCTCAGCGGGGAACCCGGTCCTGACTTGTGAAAGCGCCATTCGGTTTGGCGGCTTTGGAGGATCATATACACAGAGTCTGTACTCTTTGGTGTCGGCCTTTTGGTCCAGCATTAGGCGTGTGAGGTTTTTCCGTGTTGCTGTGTGTAGTTTCGGCCCATGGTCATGTTCTCCCCGAGCGGCTC is drawn from Myotis daubentonii chromosome 3, mMyoDau2.1, whole genome shotgun sequence and contains these coding sequences:
- the PLA2G2F gene encoding group IIF secretory phospholipase A2 isoform X1 translates to MSPGSTRDSTECICNDNEAGAGAAGLELQEGGMARLRTWVSSSLRSSLALKFFTITILAGSILPAAHSSLFNLKTMVEAITGKNAILSFVGYGCYCGLGGRGLPMDEVDWCCHAHDCCYQKLFDQGCHTYVDHYEYSIENNTTIVCRDRNQTDCDRQTCECDKSVALCFQRQTYNEKHRNYLNIYCQGTTPNCSIYERPKKETCSPASSPPPALP